A DNA window from Micromonospora inyonensis contains the following coding sequences:
- a CDS encoding hemolysin family protein, with amino-acid sequence MGGLLGQVALVVVLVLVNAALAGSEMALVSLREGQLRRLAQAGGRGARLARLARDPNRYLATIQLGITLAGFLASAAAAVSLARPLVGLLGFLGRAAEPVAVVAVTMVLTFVTLVVGELAPKRLAMQRAERWGLRGAVVVDAVAWVARPAVWLLSVATDAAVRVVGGDPRARREEVSEEELREMLVSQRGLSAQQREILTGAFDIAGRTVRQVLVARRDVTVLPGCLSPGEGMRRLAEAGRSRAPVVGGGGLDDVVGVVHIRDLVGAGASTVAGRARPPLLLPGSVPVSEAMRRLRVERERLALVVDEWGGVDGIVTMEDLLEEVVGELYDETDRDVRAVVREPDGALLLPGDFPLHDLPDVGVPVGFSVSGEYTTVAGLVLAGLGYVPRGVGETVCLPGLTVQVVRVVDRAVRQVRVRPAPAGSSGCRDGGGPSRAAPRRGAPVAPEDAPPGRRHPDG; translated from the coding sequence GTGGGGGGTCTGCTGGGGCAGGTGGCGCTGGTGGTGGTGCTGGTGCTGGTCAACGCCGCGCTGGCGGGCAGCGAGATGGCGTTGGTGTCGTTGCGGGAGGGCCAGTTGCGGCGGCTGGCGCAGGCCGGTGGGCGGGGTGCCCGCCTGGCGCGGCTGGCCCGGGATCCGAACCGGTACCTGGCGACGATCCAGTTGGGTATCACCCTGGCGGGTTTCCTGGCGTCGGCTGCGGCGGCGGTGTCGTTGGCGCGTCCGCTGGTGGGTCTGTTGGGGTTTCTGGGGCGTGCGGCGGAGCCGGTGGCGGTGGTGGCGGTGACGATGGTGTTGACGTTCGTCACGCTGGTGGTGGGGGAGTTGGCGCCGAAGCGGCTGGCGATGCAGCGGGCGGAGCGGTGGGGGCTGCGGGGTGCGGTGGTGGTGGACGCGGTGGCGTGGGTGGCGCGGCCGGCGGTGTGGTTGTTGAGTGTGGCCACCGACGCGGCGGTGCGGGTGGTGGGTGGGGATCCGCGGGCACGGCGGGAGGAGGTGTCCGAGGAGGAGTTGCGGGAGATGCTGGTCAGCCAGCGTGGCCTGTCGGCGCAGCAGCGGGAGATCCTCACCGGGGCGTTCGACATCGCCGGTCGGACGGTGCGGCAGGTGCTGGTGGCCCGGCGGGATGTGACGGTGCTGCCGGGTTGCCTGTCGCCGGGGGAGGGGATGCGCCGGTTGGCGGAGGCGGGCCGGTCGCGGGCGCCGGTGGTCGGTGGGGGCGGGTTGGACGACGTGGTGGGGGTGGTGCACATCCGGGACCTGGTGGGGGCGGGTGCGTCGACGGTGGCGGGTCGGGCCCGGCCGCCGTTGCTGCTGCCGGGGTCGGTGCCGGTGTCGGAGGCGATGCGCCGGTTGCGGGTGGAGCGGGAGCGGTTGGCGTTGGTGGTCGACGAGTGGGGTGGCGTCGACGGGATCGTCACGATGGAGGACCTGTTGGAGGAGGTCGTCGGGGAGTTGTACGACGAGACGGACCGGGATGTGCGGGCGGTGGTGCGGGAACCGGACGGGGCGTTGCTGCTGCCGGGGGATTTTCCGTTGCACGACCTGCCGGACGTGGGGGTGCCGGTGGGGTTCTCGGTGTCGGGTGAGTACACGACGGTGGCGGGTCTGGTGCTCGCCGGTCTGGGTTACGTGCCCCGGGGGGTGGGGGAGACGGTGTGCCTGCCGGGGTTGACGGTGCAGGTGGTGCGGGTGGTGGATCGGGCGGTGCGGCAGGTGCGGGTGCGGCCGGCACCGGCCGGGTCGTCGGGGTGCCGCGACGGTGGCGGTCCGTCCCGGGCGGCGCCCCGCCGGGGGGCGCCGGTCGCGCCGGAGGACGCTCCGCCGGGTCGCCGCCACCCGGACGGATGA
- the selB gene encoding selenocysteine-specific translation elongation factor has protein sequence MFVVATAGHVDHGKSTLVRALTGMEPDRWAEERRRGMTIDLGFAWTSLPSGATVAFVDVPGHERFVPNMLAGVGPVPAALLVVAADEGWMPQSAEHLAVLDALGVAYGLVAVTRADLADPGAVVGRVRAEVAGTSLGAVEVVPVSAVTGVGLPGLRAALGRLGARLPAPVVDAPVRLWVDRCFTVRGSGTVVTGTLGAGRLRVGDELEVSADGSRVRVRGLHRLGVAGDEVSAVSRVAVNLRGVARERVARGDALVSPGGFGRVDVVDVRVVGEPVAGLPGSVMLHVGSAAVPVRVRPLGRDTARLRLARPVPLRVGDRAVLRDPGRRSVAGGVTVLDVAPPPLARRGAAAARARVLAGLDGRADAVGEVRRRGLVRASDLARMGVPSAVAPVVGDWLVDPERWAGWGARLVAEVSRYAGEHPLEPGVPVEVLRQRLGLPDRSLVEALVLAPLRVHGGRVGVGPVSGLPEPVVRAVDRLRGELRSRPFRAPEADRLAALGLGPREVGAAVRAGVLLRLAGNVVLLPGAVEEAVRVLAGLPQPFTLSAARQALDTTRRVAVPLLELLDSRGVTRRWPGDTRSVVAR, from the coding sequence ATGTTCGTGGTGGCGACGGCCGGTCACGTGGATCACGGCAAGTCGACGTTGGTGCGGGCGTTGACGGGGATGGAGCCGGACCGGTGGGCCGAGGAGCGGCGCCGGGGCATGACGATCGATCTGGGGTTCGCGTGGACGTCGTTGCCGTCGGGGGCGACGGTGGCGTTCGTGGACGTGCCGGGGCATGAGCGGTTCGTGCCGAACATGCTGGCGGGGGTGGGGCCGGTGCCGGCGGCGTTGCTGGTGGTGGCGGCGGACGAGGGGTGGATGCCGCAGTCGGCGGAGCATCTGGCGGTGTTGGACGCGCTGGGGGTGGCGTACGGGTTGGTGGCGGTGACCCGTGCGGATCTGGCGGATCCGGGTGCGGTGGTGGGGCGGGTGCGTGCGGAGGTGGCCGGTACGTCGTTGGGTGCGGTGGAGGTGGTGCCGGTCAGTGCGGTGACCGGGGTGGGGTTGCCGGGGTTGCGGGCGGCGTTGGGCCGGTTGGGGGCGCGGTTGCCGGCGCCGGTGGTGGACGCGCCGGTGCGGTTGTGGGTGGATCGGTGTTTCACGGTGCGGGGTAGCGGCACGGTGGTGACGGGCACGCTCGGGGCGGGGCGGCTGCGGGTCGGTGACGAGTTGGAGGTGTCCGCGGACGGCTCGCGGGTGCGGGTGCGGGGCCTGCACCGGCTGGGTGTGGCGGGGGATGAGGTGTCGGCGGTGTCGCGGGTGGCGGTGAACCTGCGGGGGGTGGCGCGGGAGCGGGTGGCGCGGGGGGACGCGCTGGTGTCGCCGGGTGGGTTCGGTCGGGTCGATGTGGTGGACGTGCGGGTTGTCGGGGAGCCGGTGGCGGGGCTGCCGGGGTCGGTGATGCTGCATGTGGGGTCGGCGGCGGTGCCGGTGCGGGTGCGGCCGTTGGGGCGGGACACGGCGCGGTTGCGGTTGGCCCGGCCGGTGCCGTTGCGGGTGGGGGACCGGGCGGTGTTGCGGGATCCGGGGCGGCGGTCGGTGGCCGGTGGGGTGACGGTGTTGGATGTGGCGCCGCCGCCGTTGGCGCGTCGGGGTGCGGCGGCGGCGCGGGCGCGGGTGTTGGCGGGTCTGGACGGGCGGGCCGATGCGGTGGGGGAGGTGCGGCGGCGGGGGTTGGTGCGGGCGTCGGACTTGGCGCGGATGGGGGTGCCGTCGGCGGTCGCGCCGGTGGTGGGGGACTGGCTGGTGGATCCGGAGCGCTGGGCGGGGTGGGGTGCGCGGCTGGTGGCGGAGGTGTCCCGGTATGCGGGGGAGCATCCGTTGGAGCCGGGGGTGCCGGTGGAGGTGCTGCGGCAGCGGTTGGGGTTGCCGGACCGGTCGTTGGTGGAGGCGCTGGTGCTGGCTCCGCTGCGGGTGCACGGTGGTCGGGTGGGTGTGGGGCCGGTGTCGGGGTTGCCGGAGCCGGTGGTGCGGGCGGTGGACCGGTTGCGGGGGGAGTTGCGGTCGCGGCCGTTCCGGGCGCCGGAGGCGGACCGGCTTGCCGCGTTGGGCCTGGGGCCGCGGGAGGTCGGGGCGGCGGTGCGGGCGGGGGTGCTGCTGCGGTTGGCGGGGAACGTGGTGTTGTTGCCGGGGGCGGTGGAGGAGGCGGTGCGGGTGTTGGCGGGGTTGCCGCAGCCGTTCACGCTCAGTGCGGCCCGGCAGGCGTTGGACACGACCCGTCGGGTGGCGGTGCCGTTGTTGGAGTTGTTGGACAGTCGGGGTGTGACGCGCCGGTGGCCGGGGGACACGCGGTCGGTGGTGGCGCGCTGA